A DNA window from Allokutzneria albata contains the following coding sequences:
- a CDS encoding succinate dehydrogenase/fumarate reductase iron-sulfur subunit, whose protein sequence is MRLTLRIWRQSTEDDGRLVDYRLDDVSEDMSFLEMLDVLNEELILAGEEPVAFDHDCREGICGMCGIMINGVAHGPERATTACQLHMRHFADGATITVEPWRAKPFPVVKDLVVDRSAFDRIIEAGGYISAPTGSAPDAHAVAVPKPDADTAFESAACIGCGACVAACPNGSGMLFTAAKITHLSVLPQGQPERDSRVLDMVQAHDDLGFGGCTNTGECTAVCPKGIPLESIGRLNRDLLRASLRPRR, encoded by the coding sequence GTGAGACTGACACTGCGGATCTGGCGACAGTCCACAGAGGACGACGGCCGGCTGGTGGACTACCGGCTCGACGACGTCTCCGAGGACATGTCCTTCCTGGAGATGCTCGACGTCCTCAACGAGGAGCTGATCCTCGCCGGGGAGGAGCCGGTGGCCTTCGACCACGACTGCCGCGAGGGCATCTGCGGCATGTGCGGCATCATGATCAACGGCGTCGCGCACGGGCCGGAACGGGCCACCACCGCCTGCCAGCTGCACATGCGGCACTTCGCCGACGGCGCCACGATCACCGTCGAACCCTGGCGCGCCAAGCCCTTCCCGGTGGTCAAGGACTTGGTGGTGGACCGATCGGCCTTCGACCGGATCATCGAGGCGGGCGGCTACATCAGCGCCCCGACCGGCAGCGCCCCGGACGCGCACGCCGTCGCCGTGCCCAAGCCGGACGCGGACACCGCCTTCGAGTCCGCGGCCTGCATCGGCTGCGGGGCCTGCGTCGCGGCCTGCCCCAACGGCTCCGGCATGCTGTTCACCGCCGCGAAGATCACCCACCTGAGCGTGCTGCCGCAGGGGCAGCCGGAACGCGATTCCCGGGTGCTGGACATGGTCCAGGCGCACGACGACCTCGGCTTCGGCGGCTGCACCAACACCGGCGAGTGCACCGCGGTGTGCCCGAAGGGCATTCCGCTGGAGTCGATCGGGCGGCTCAACCGGGACCTGCTGCGCGCCTCGCTGCGTCCCCGGCGTTAG
- a CDS encoding RNA-binding S4 domain-containing protein — MSIREVEISDESIRLGQFLKLAGLAEDGVHARALIEDGEVTVNGREETRRGKQLVHGDVIAVLGEKARLVSRAL, encoded by the coding sequence ATGAGCATCCGTGAGGTGGAGATCTCCGACGAGTCCATCCGGCTCGGCCAGTTCCTGAAGCTGGCCGGGCTCGCCGAGGACGGGGTGCACGCGCGGGCGCTGATCGAGGACGGCGAGGTCACCGTCAACGGCCGCGAGGAGACCCGCCGCGGCAAGCAGCTCGTCCACGGCGACGTGATCGCCGTCCTCGGCGAGAAGGCCCGGCTGGTCTCGCGGGCGCTCTAG
- a CDS encoding DUF3558 family protein, with translation MPMRGRLWVSLVALTLLTGCGGTAAKDPAKKTSIADFEVKPLAVGTVKPCSLVTAQQAGELGLVSAKSDQSGFPREGRPQTPTTCFWADSEGTSLDLQVHESDRAVSLAQSQGEKAPIKGYPASTLDIQGKSCRVSVAVSDDYYLVFQTLASNKPDGACALGRRAAEVAIGNAPTG, from the coding sequence ATGCCGATGCGGGGACGGTTGTGGGTGTCGCTGGTGGCGTTGACGCTGCTCACGGGATGCGGGGGGACGGCGGCGAAGGATCCCGCCAAGAAGACCTCGATCGCCGACTTCGAGGTGAAGCCGCTGGCGGTCGGCACCGTCAAGCCGTGCTCGTTGGTCACCGCCCAGCAGGCAGGTGAGCTGGGCCTGGTGTCGGCGAAGTCGGACCAGTCCGGCTTCCCCCGCGAGGGTCGCCCGCAGACGCCGACCACCTGTTTCTGGGCCGACAGCGAGGGCACCTCGCTCGACCTCCAAGTGCACGAGAGCGACAGGGCCGTCTCCCTCGCGCAGTCACAGGGCGAGAAGGCGCCGATCAAGGGCTACCCGGCCAGCACCCTGGACATCCAGGGCAAGTCGTGCCGCGTGTCCGTCGCCGTCTCCGACGACTACTACCTGGTCTTCCAGACGCTGGCCAGCAACAAGCCGGACGGCGCGTGCGCGCTCGGCCGCAGGGCCGCGGAGGTCGCCATCGGCAACGCCCCGACCGGCTAG
- a CDS encoding biliverdin-producing heme oxygenase, which yields MAITEATGFAELLKEATDEAHRRAERTAVIGALAEGRLPVEGYTAMLAQHYFFYDALEQAAEVMRADPVAGAFVHDELTRLPALARDLAALIGPDWRERITPGEATLRYCARIHEVCFDWAGGFVAHHYTRYLGDLSGGQILRTLLNRHLGLTEETGLSFYRFPGIPKAPVFKARYRRLLDDAPWDAAEQQRIAAESRLAFELNTAIFEELGARFC from the coding sequence ATGGCGATCACGGAGGCGACGGGCTTCGCCGAGCTGCTCAAGGAAGCCACCGACGAGGCGCACCGGCGGGCCGAGCGGACCGCGGTGATCGGCGCACTCGCGGAGGGCAGGCTGCCGGTCGAGGGCTACACGGCCATGCTCGCCCAGCACTACTTCTTCTACGACGCGCTGGAGCAGGCCGCCGAGGTCATGCGCGCCGACCCGGTCGCGGGGGCGTTCGTGCACGACGAGCTGACCCGGCTGCCGGCGCTGGCCAGGGACCTGGCCGCGCTGATCGGCCCGGACTGGCGCGAGCGGATCACCCCGGGCGAGGCGACGCTGCGCTACTGCGCGCGCATCCACGAGGTGTGCTTCGACTGGGCGGGCGGGTTCGTCGCCCACCACTACACCCGGTACCTGGGTGATCTCTCCGGCGGGCAGATCCTGCGCACCCTGCTCAACCGGCACCTGGGCCTGACCGAGGAAACCGGGCTGAGCTTCTACCGCTTCCCCGGCATCCCCAAGGCGCCGGTGTTCAAGGCGCGCTACCGGCGGTTGTTGGACGACGCGCCGTGGGACGCCGCCGAGCAGCAGCGCATCGCCGCCGAGTCCCGGCTGGCCTTCGAGCTGAACACGGCGATCTTCGAGGAGCTCGGCGCCCGCTTCTGCTAG
- a CDS encoding TetR/AcrR family transcriptional regulator: MPKIIGGSLAAHREQTRQRIFDAFAGLMYERGFDRITLADIASAAGVGRTAMYNHFPDKEALLVAYAAAETERYVVRLRAALSEVDNPVRRLATYVRFQLREVAAHHIPPGPALRSLLPQSAYGQVVEHVRDLEQELRGILRAGIDQGYLPQADVDGLIPLINACLSGGTGDAELTTLFVLRAVGARLNADGSARKLPRKR; the protein is encoded by the coding sequence GTGCCGAAGATCATCGGGGGATCCCTCGCCGCGCACCGGGAGCAGACCCGGCAGCGGATCTTCGACGCGTTCGCCGGGCTGATGTACGAGCGCGGGTTCGACCGGATCACCCTCGCCGACATCGCCTCGGCCGCCGGGGTGGGGCGCACCGCGATGTACAACCACTTCCCGGACAAGGAGGCGCTGCTCGTCGCCTACGCGGCGGCGGAGACCGAGCGCTACGTGGTGCGCCTGCGCGCCGCGCTGTCCGAAGTGGACAACCCGGTGCGGCGCCTGGCCACCTACGTGCGCTTCCAGCTGCGCGAGGTCGCCGCGCACCACATCCCGCCGGGCCCCGCGCTGCGCTCGCTGCTGCCGCAGTCCGCCTACGGCCAGGTCGTCGAGCACGTGCGCGACCTGGAGCAGGAGCTGCGCGGCATCCTGCGCGCCGGGATCGACCAGGGCTACCTGCCCCAGGCCGATGTCGACGGCCTGATCCCGCTGATCAACGCCTGCCTGTCCGGCGGCACCGGGGACGCCGAGCTGACCACGCTGTTCGTCCTGCGCGCGGTGGGCGCGCGGCTGAACGCCGACGGGTCGGCGCGCAAGCTCCCGCGCAAGCGCTGA
- a CDS encoding cupin domain-containing protein, translating into MTYHEIVDALGLQPLPVEGGFWAQTWLSEDCSGIYYLMTAQDFSGMHRLKHLEIFSYHAGAPAQMVLLHPDGRVERPVLGPDLAAGQRPQVVVPPGVWQGSRSTGEWSLLGTFMSPPYSDDSVDFGRADELAADYPEHAEEITGLCRF; encoded by the coding sequence GTGACGTACCACGAGATCGTCGACGCGCTCGGGCTCCAGCCGCTGCCGGTGGAGGGCGGGTTCTGGGCGCAGACCTGGCTCAGCGAGGACTGCTCGGGCATCTACTACCTGATGACCGCGCAGGACTTCTCCGGGATGCACCGGCTCAAGCACCTGGAGATCTTCAGCTACCACGCCGGGGCGCCCGCGCAGATGGTGCTGCTGCACCCGGACGGGCGGGTGGAGCGGCCGGTGCTGGGGCCGGACCTGGCGGCGGGGCAGCGCCCGCAGGTCGTGGTGCCGCCGGGGGTCTGGCAGGGCAGCCGCAGCACCGGCGAGTGGAGCCTGCTGGGCACGTTCATGTCGCCGCCGTACTCCGACGACTCGGTGGACTTCGGCCGCGCCGACGAGCTGGCCGCGGACTATCCCGAGCACGCCGAGGAGATCACCGGCCTGTGCCGCTTCTGA
- a CDS encoding SDR family NAD(P)-dependent oxidoreductase gives MINLNGQRVLITGAGGNIGSGIARRFAAAGAEVIAHHHHSAAPAKALAEEIRGTTTKADLTDPLQLQRMIHEIAPVDVLVNNAAVQTVRPLKDTTAEDWREIVDTNLNAVFALTQAVVRTMIPNARGSVITIASIEGTHPAEGHAAYATTKAAVLMHTKAAALEYGRFGVRCNAVSPGLIGRPGIEEQWPEGVARWRAAAPLHRLGTPEDVGNACVFLASPLAEWITGQNLVVDGGVSTHPTW, from the coding sequence GTGATCAACCTCAACGGACAACGCGTGCTCATCACCGGCGCAGGCGGGAACATCGGCTCCGGCATCGCCAGGAGGTTCGCCGCCGCCGGAGCCGAGGTGATCGCCCACCACCACCACAGCGCCGCCCCCGCGAAAGCGCTCGCCGAGGAAATCCGGGGCACCACAACCAAAGCCGACCTCACCGACCCCCTACAGCTCCAGCGCATGATCCACGAAATCGCCCCCGTCGACGTCCTCGTCAACAACGCCGCGGTCCAGACGGTCCGCCCGCTCAAGGACACCACCGCCGAAGACTGGCGCGAGATCGTCGACACCAACCTCAACGCGGTCTTCGCGCTCACCCAAGCCGTCGTGCGCACGATGATCCCCAACGCTCGCGGCTCGGTCATCACGATCGCCTCGATCGAAGGCACACATCCCGCCGAGGGGCACGCGGCCTACGCCACCACCAAGGCCGCGGTCCTCATGCACACCAAGGCCGCCGCCTTGGAGTACGGCCGCTTCGGCGTTCGCTGCAACGCGGTCTCCCCGGGGCTCATCGGCCGCCCGGGCATCGAGGAGCAGTGGCCGGAGGGGGTGGCGCGGTGGCGGGCCGCGGCGCCGTTGCACCGGCTGGGCACTCCGGAGGACGTGGGCAACGCGTGCGTGTTCCTGGCCTCCCCGCTGGCCGAGTGGATCACGGGGCAGAATCTCGTCGTGGACGGTGGAGTGTCCACACACCCGACCTGGTAG